CCCTCCCTGCTCGGCGCCGACGCACCCGCCGCGTCGTTCACGCCGACGGGCGCTGCCCCCGACGCCGACGCGAGCCTGCTCGACCTGCTGTACGACGGCTTCGTGATGCTGTTCCTGCTGAAGAAGAAGCAGCAACCCGCCACCACCGAGCAGTTCCTCGCCGGCATCCGCAACTACCTGGGTGAGTTCGAGCGCAATGCACGCAAGCTCGACGCGACGGCCGAGCAGATCCACGCAGCGAAGTACGCCTTCTGCGCGACCATCGACGAGTTCGTGCTCTCGGCGCCCGAGTTCGCGATCCGCTCCGAGTGGGAACGCCGGCCGCTGCAGCTCACGCTGTTCGGCGACCAGCTGGCCGGCGAGAACTTCTTCAACATGCTCGAGGTCGAGCGGGCACACGGCGCCGCGCGCATCCAGACGCTCGAGGTGTTCTACATGTGCCTGCTGCTGGGCTTCCAGGGCAAGTACGCCATCGATGGCACCGAGAAGCTGGCCTACCTCACGGCGCGCGTGGGCGACGAGATCGCCAATGCCCGCGGCAAGCGCACGCCCTTCGCGCCGCACTGGCCGCTGCCCGACCTGATCTCGCACTCGCTCAAGCGCGAGGCGCCGCAATGGGTGGTGGCCGCGCTGTTCGCGTTGATCGGCCTCTTGGGCTTCATCGGCCTGTCGGCGCACCTGGGCAGCACGACGCAGGGCACGCTCGCGAGCTACCAGGACATCGTGAAGCTCGGCCCGCGCCAGGCCAACCTGACCATCTCGCTGCCATGACGACGCGGCTCGACCTCCCGGCCCTGCTGGCCCCGATCTCGGAAGCCTCGCCCTGCGGCGAGGACATGCTGTTCTCGCGGCAGTTCGACGCCATTCAAGAGGCGCGCAAGCACGATGACCCGTCGCTCGAACAGGGCGAGTGGGTCATCGAGCTGAAGGAAGCCAACTGGCCTTTCGTGATTTCCGAGTGCGAGAAGCTGCTGCGCGAATCCACCAAGGACCTGCGGCTGGCCGTGTGGCTCACCGATGCGGCCGCCAGCCAGCGCGGCTTCGAGGGCCTGGCCGACGGCTACCGCCTGCTCACCGGCCTGTGCCGGCAGTACTGGGACCAACTGCACCCGCTGCCCGAGGGCGGCGACATCGAGATGCGCGTGGGCAACGTCACGTGGCTGATCGGGCGTTCGGTCGAGTTGCTGCAGCGCGCGCCGATCGTGAGCGACGCCAGCACCGGCTACGGCGCACTGGTCTGGGAGACCGCACTCGCGCTCGACCAGAGCATCCGCCGCACGCCCGCGCAGGCCGACGAGCTGCAGCGCAACAAGGTGACGGTCGAGCAGTTCGACCGCATCCGCCGCGCCACGCCGGCGAAGTTCTTTCAGAAGACACACCGCGATGTGCAGGCCTGCGAACAGGCGCTGGCCGAATTCGAGGCCGTGTTCGACGAACGCACCGCTTCCAATGGCCCGAGCTTCCGTGCCGCCAAGGACGCGGCTGCGGCCATCCGCCAGACGGTCGAGCGCTTCGCGCGCGAAGCCGGCGTGCCGATGGACAGCGGTGCACCGACGGCAGCTGCAGCGGCACCGGCCACCGGTACGCCCGCGCCCTCGCGCATCGAGCCGGTGTTCGATGCCGTGGTGCCGCACCATCACGCGCCGGCAGCGGCACCCATCGCGCTGCCGCCCGGCATCCACAGCCGCGCACAGGCCATCGCCCAGCTCAAGGAAGTGGCAGCGTATTTCGAGAAGACCGAGCCCTCGAGCCCCGCCGCCTACATGGCGAACAAGGCCGCGCGCTGGGCCGACATGCCGCTGCATGCGTGGCTGCGCAACGTGATCAAGAACGAGCAGGAACTGGCCCAGCTGGTGGACCTGCTCGACCTGCCCAAGAGCGACGACGAGTCGCGCTGAGCAAGCCGCGAACGCGAGTCGCCAAGCGCCTGATCGTCAGGTGCGCCCGACGCGGAACTCGATGCGCCGGTTGCGGGAGCGCCCTTCGTCGGTCGCGTTGTTCGCCACAGGCTGGTCCGGGCCGACGCCCGAGGTCGTGAGCGTCATCGGATCGATCCCCTTGCCCACCAGGTAGCCCTTCACCGCCTCGGCGCGCGACTGGCTCAGCGCCAGGTTCGACGCCCGGCTGCCGGCGTTGTCGGTGTGGCCGATGACCGCCACCGACTTGTTCGTGAGCTTCTGCAGGATCGGCGCCATCTCGTCGAGGATGTCGCGGCCCTTGCGCGTGAGCGTGGCGCTGCCCAGTTCGAACTCGATGGTCCGGTTGGCCAGCGCCTGGTCGACCGTGATCTGCTCGGACACCGGCACGCGCAGGCTGTTCTTGATGGTGTAGGTCGGGTTGAGCGAATTGGCCATGTCGCTCACGATCTTCTGGCGCAGCGCCTCGTTGCCGACCTCGCCGCTCAGCGCCATCTGCGTGCCCTCGATCTGGAACTGTCCGCGATGGATGTCCTTGAGCGCGGGCGTGATCAGACGCTGCACGTTGGCTGCCCAGTTGGCCGGCATGCTCACGGTGTTCACCACCTCGATCTTGTCGATGACGCCGCTCGGGCCGTAGATGCGGCGCAACGCCTCGATGACGGCGACGCGCGTGGCCTCGTCGGGCACCTGCCCGCCGGCCACGACCTGCTCACCCTTGCCGGCGGCCGCGGGCGTGGTTTCGACCAGGGCGCCGGGGGCGCCTGCCGTCTGGGCCTGCACGGCGCCGACGAATGCGAGGCCCAGGGCCAGCGACAGAACGCGCAAATAACTTTTCATGACCGTGTCATTCCCCGATGAAGACTTCGCGAAAAGCCGTGAGCACGATGTCCAGCGGCAGCTGCGGCTGGTCGAGGTAGCTCACCAGCTTGAACATCGCGTAGTTGCTGTGGATGGTGTCCTCGACCCACTCCGGGTTGTCGATGTCGATGTTGTGCTCGGTGTAGACCTGCGGATGCCACACGCTCTGCAGACTGCGCGGCGACAGGCCATTGAAGCCGATCACCAGGCGCGAGCGGCCGTCGATCTCGGTGGCCATCAGCACCAGCTCGAAATCGGCCTTGGCGAGGAACTGCGACACCAGCTCGAGCCAGAAGGTGGCGATCAGCGATCGGTCGACCGGATCGCGCGGCAGCGGCAGCGTGAGTCCTTTCTCGAGGTGCGACACCGCGCTGGCCATCACCGGTTGCAGCAGGAGGCCCATCGCCAGGATGGCGCGGCGCAGCGACACCTTGTGGCCGTCGAAGTTGAGCATCTGCTCGATGCGCAGCAAGCTCGTGTCGCGCGTGAAGGCCGCATAGGCCGCGCGCGAGGCCGACTTCTTGAAACCCGTCTCGATGGCCGGATCGAGCGCCTCGAAGCGCTTCAGTTCGCTGTCGAGGTCGGTGCCTTCGGTGAGCGCGTTGACCTGCACCGCAATGCGGTCCCAGTAGGGACCGATCAGCATCGGCGCACCGCGCATGAAGTCAAGCGCCTCGTCGACTTCCACCGAGGTGGCCGCGAGGAACGGATAGCGGCGCGACGACTCGTCGCGGCTCGCCTTCAGGTGCCCCGCGATGGCCACGCGGCTGCGCGAGCCGAGGCAGACGAAATGGATCGGCGCCGCGTTGTCGTAGATGATCTTCCAGCGCGGGTCTTCCGACAGCATCTCCATGGTCTGCGACAGCCAGTTGTCGAACACCTTGATGAGCTGCGGGTTGTAGAGCCCCTTCACGAAATCGCCGCGGCCGGGCAACTTGCCGAAGTAGCACAGCTGTTGTGTCTGCAACGCGCTCATTTGCCGACTCCCTGTGCCGGTGCCGTTGTCGCAGGCGTTGCGCGCGATGCCGCGGGCACGCCGATCTCAGCCACCGACGACGGCAGCACGGTGCCGCGCAGCCCCTTGCCCTGCGGCGAATCGTTGGTCGGGCCGCTCTGCGTGTTCTGGACCACGCGCAGCTTGACGGTCACGCTCGCGTTGTCGCGCGCCCAGGTGAGCTCGAAGCTGCCGTCGGGCAGCTTGGTGCGCTGGGCCGTGCTCAGCAGGCGTTCCAGCCCGAAGTTGCCCGGCTCGTTGATCAGCTCGACAGTGCGCCCGTCGAAGGTGACGGCCGTGATCCGCGCGCCCGGCGAGCCCTGTGCGTTGGGCCAGACGAAGTTGGACCACTGCGGCGGCGTGTTCCGGTAGCGCAGCTGCTGGCCGTCGATTTCCACCATGTACTCCGTCAGGCCCGACACGGGCTGCGGCAGGATCTGGAACAGCGTCTGCGGTTGTGCGGCACTGCCGCCGCCGGCCGCGGCGCCCGAAAGCGGCGCCACCCATTGCGAGAAACCGTTCACGAAATCGGGGCTCAGCGTGAGGCCCTGGTCGCCCCAGGCGCGCGGCGAGAGCAGATCGCCGCGGCGGATGACCAGCGAGCCCAGCGTCGTCGTCACGAACTTGCCGATGGCGCCTTCCGGTCCGAAGAACTGCGCGATCTCTGCCGGCGAGGCCTCGATCTTCGCGCCCGCGGCGAACGGGTACTTGGTCGCGAGCGACTGCTGGAACGGCTGGTGGACCTGCGCGCTCCAGATCTTGTTGACCTCCACCGCCGTCGGCTGGATCGTCACCGCATAGGCCTGCAGGAGCGGCCGCACCAGCAGGGGCCGCAGGGCTTGGCGCTGCGACGCGTCCATACCCGTGAGCATCTGCTCGTCGACGTACTTGAGCGCATCGGCCAATTCGGAGCCGTTGCCCTCCAGCGTCTGCTGCATGAGCTGGCGCGCACCCGGTCCGGGGTCGCCCTGGTTCTTGATCTGGTTGAAGCGGCCGCGCAGCTTCGACAGCGTGGCGAGGTAGCCGCGCAGGAGCGAAGTGTTGTCGCGCTCGACCACCAGGCGCGCAACGCCCGCGAACTCCCGGCCGATCGGGCCCATCGGAATTTCGGTGCGGTTGCCGCTCGCATCGATGTTCACGTTGACCTGCGACGGCGTGGCGCGGCTGAAGAGGTTCTTGAACCAGTTGAGCGCCCCGGTGCGCGCCTGCTGCAGGCCCGCGTTGACCAGCGAGGGGTTGTCCCACGAGGTCTGGTCGTAGACGGTGTCGAAGACCTTGCGGATCGGCGAGTTCTGCGGATCGCCCAAGAGGTTCATCGCCACCACGGCCTGCTCGAAGCTGCCCATGTCCTTGACCGCGATGCCCTGCAGGAAGCGCTGCCACTCCTTGGCGTACTCCAGCTTGTACATGGTGGCCAGCGTCTTGCGGATCTGCTCGGGGCTGCCTTCGAGCGTCAGGTCGTCGTTGCCCGCGACGTTGAGCACCCAGTCCTTGCTCGATGTTTCCTTGTTGGCGGCATCGCGGATCGCATCGTCCACGTACTGCTGCCAGGCTTCGCGCGTGAACGCACCCGAGATGGCGACGCTGCCGGCGATGGTGCCTTCGCTCTCGGCGCCGGCCGTCGCACCCAGGATGCGCGCCACCGTCATCGGTGCGAAGCGCGTCGATGCGCGTGCCTTGATCTCGGCATAGACCCGCTCACGCGCCGGCATGCCGCGCACCACGCGGCGCAGGTTGTCGCGCGTCTGCTCGACCAATGCGAGGTTGGTGTCGGCCAGCGCGGGCCAGTTGTCGTCGCCCACGCGGCGCAGGTAGAAGGTGATCATGCGCTCGGCATCGCGAATGACCGCGGCGCGCGGCATGTCGCCGCGGTTGCTCTCGAGCCAGCCGCGCCAGAAGCGCGAGATCTGGTCGCTCAGGTGCGCGGTCTCCACCTGCCGCTTGTCGGACATCATGAGGTACGTCTTGAGCGCGTTGTAGGCGTCCTGCACATCGGCCGGCGACGAGCCCGCATACAGGCCACCGCTCTCCGCGGCCGGCGGCGCCGCCGGCGTGGCGGCCGAGACCGCGACCGGCGCGGCCGGATTGCCCGCGGCATCGGCACGCTTCAGGCGCTCCGGATGCGCGTTGACCTCGCGCAGGAACGCTTGCAGGTTGTCGGATACCGGCGCGAGCATCAGCTGCTTGACGCCGCCGTAGTACTCGGCAACGAGCTTGTCTTCGAGCTGGTTGCCCTGGTAGAGGCCGAGCGAGAGCGACAGCGGCCGGTCGTTGCGGAATTTCTCGAGCTGCTCGATGCGGTCCTGCAGGATGCCCAGCGCCTCGAAGCGCGTGCGCAGCCCGTTGTCGCTGGCCTGCAGCTTGACCACCTTGTCGAGGTCGGCCTGCACGTTCTCCACCAGTTGCCGGTTGCCCAGGTACGACCAGGTCCACCCGCCGAGCAAAAGCCCCAGCACGGCGACGAAGGCGAAGAAACTCACGTAGCGCACGCGCGCCTTCACCGGGCTGGAGAACTGCCGCACCGTCTTCTTGTCGGCAAAGATCACCTTGGAGAACAGGTCGCGCAGGAAGAATCCGTTCTGCGAATAGATCTCCTTGGACTTGGTGGCCGCGTTGTTCAGCGTGAGCCCGAAGCGCTTGGCGATGCGCTCGGTCGAGAGGCTGCGCATCGTGCCCTCTTGCAATGCGCTGGTGAAGTAGAAGCCGCGGAACACCGGCTTGTGCTGGAACGGGTTGCTCTCGAACAACGTGGCCAGGAAGGCGCGCAGCGCGGGCTTGATGGCCGCGAATTCGAGCGGAAAGATCAGGAGTTCGGGCGACGGGTCGCTGCCGCGGTGGCTCGCGAAATGCGAGACGCTGATTTCCTTCAGGCCCAGGTAGAGCTCGTCGAAACGCTTGTCGAACAGGGCGACGGCGTCCTGCTTCTCGTCGCCGTCGTAAGGCAGCGATGCGCCCCACACGCGGTCGCGCTCCATCTTGTCGCTGTCGCCGAAAAACTCCGCAAAGCCGGTGATCAGGTCGGCCTTGGTGAACATCACGTAGACCGGCGCGAACACCTCGAGCCGCTCGGTCAGCTCCTGCATGCGCTGGCGCAGATTCTTCGCGAGCTGGATCGCGAAGTCGGGCCGGCTGCCGATCAGCTCGGGAATGCTCGCCGTGATGATGATCCCGTTGATCGGCGCCTTCGGCCGGTACTTCTTGAGCAGGTCGAGAAAGCCGAACCACTCCTTGCGGTCTTCCTGGTGAATGGAATAACGGCCCGCAGTGTCGAGCACGATGCCTTCGGTGGTGAAGAACCAGTCGCAGTTGCGCGTGCCGCCGATGCCCTGGATCACCGCGTTGCCCTTGTCGGCGAACGGGAACTGCAGGCCCGAATTCAGGATGGCGCTGCTCTTGCCCGCCGCCGGATTGCCGATGACCATGTACCAGGGCAGTTCGTACAGCGCCTCGCTGCCCGACATCTGCCCGATCTTGGAGGTCTTGATGGTCTTGACCGCCTCGACCATGCGCCCGCGCAGTTCGTCGATCTCGGCCTTGCGCTCGGGGTCGCTGTCGCGCACGGCGGCGTCGGCCTGGTCTTCGAGCATGTCGCCGAGCTTGCGGTTGGCCGAGCGGGTGCGCATGCGCCGGATGAACCACACGAGCAGCCACAGGAGCAGCAGCACGACGAAGATGCCGACCGCCCAGATCGCGCCGATCTCGAGCGTCTGCGCACCGATCAGGAGGAACGCGCCGAGCGCGATGGCGCCGATCACCGAGAGGGTGCGCGGATCGGCCAGGAAACTGAAGAATCGCCGCATAGATGTTTCTGGAATCGGTCCGGTTAGGTAGCTTGTGGCACAGGGCTCGCGGGGCCGGCCAGCATGGCTGTCCGGGCGCGCGCGTCCTGCACGGAAAGCGCGAGCACATGCCGTGAATCTCGCACGGCAAGGTGACACGCGAGTGCCACGGCAGTCATGTCGGCCGCGGCCCCGAGATAGCCCAGGCTCGCGCAGACGGAAAGGTTGTTTTCGAAAGGCAGGTGCGGCAGCCGCTCCTGCACGAGCTTCGCCACTTCGGTGACGCGGCTCGTGCGGTGATCGGCATCGCTCACGACCCAGTCGATGGTGTCAGGCTGCAGCGCCGACGCCGACAGCAGGCGCTGGGCAAATAGGTCGAGCAGGCTCGCGTCGGGCGTGCGCGCGGTGTCGGCGGATTCGTCACGCTGGCCGGTCGCGCTGCGCGAGAGCAGCACGCCGTGGGGTTGCGCGAACAGCGCATCGCCAGCGCGCGCGAGCAGCAGGCCCGCGGCCGCTTCGCCGGGCACGCGACCGTTGCGGCGCGCAGCGGAATGAAGCAGGCCTTCGGCTTCCCAGCGGGCGATGCACTCGCTGGAAATCGCGGAGTCGGCGGCCAGCGCCATCCACAATGCGGGTCGCTGTTCGCGGTGGAGCGAGAGGTTGATGCGATCGAGCAGCGCCATCGCGGAGACGCCAGCCTCGCTCTTGAAGCAGTCGACGGTCCAGTCTTGCGAAGGGTCGGCTTCGCGCGCCAATTGCTGCACCCATTGCGTGGTGATCGCACGTTCACTCTCGCTCCATGCGCCCGGCAACAGCAGCGAGATGCACAACTGGGGCGCAGTCGCAGAGCCAGGAACGATCGCGCCGCTCGACACGAAACGCCCGGGCGCGCGCACCGAGAGCGCGTCGCCGGCATTCAACAACGCGTCGGTCGCCGAAGCCAGCAACTCCTGCAGCACGTCGGACATCAGGTGGATGGCGCGCAGCCTGTCGTCGGCCAGCGCGTCGGCATCGAAGGCCTCCGGCGCGGGCCGCAGCGATTCGCGCAGGTGTTCGCGGAGTTCGTTCGCATCGAGGCCGGCGACACAGCCTGCGAGCAGGGGAAAGCCTTCGCCGTCCCGCAGTTCCGGCACCAGCTCGGGCGCTTGCGCCTGGCCGACGGCGGTAGCCACCGCGTCGGCATCGTTGCCGCGCGGCGTGTGAAGAGCGAATGCGAGCACCGACATCTGCAGGCGTTCTTGCTGCACGTCGGCTGTTGCCCCTGT
This region of Variovorax sp. RKNM96 genomic DNA includes:
- the tssA gene encoding type VI secretion system protein TssA produces the protein MTTRLDLPALLAPISEASPCGEDMLFSRQFDAIQEARKHDDPSLEQGEWVIELKEANWPFVISECEKLLRESTKDLRLAVWLTDAAASQRGFEGLADGYRLLTGLCRQYWDQLHPLPEGGDIEMRVGNVTWLIGRSVELLQRAPIVSDASTGYGALVWETALALDQSIRRTPAQADELQRNKVTVEQFDRIRRATPAKFFQKTHRDVQACEQALAEFEAVFDERTASNGPSFRAAKDAAAAIRQTVERFAREAGVPMDSGAPTAAAAAPATGTPAPSRIEPVFDAVVPHHHAPAAAPIALPPGIHSRAQAIAQLKEVAAYFEKTEPSSPAAYMANKAARWADMPLHAWLRNVIKNEQELAQLVDLLDLPKSDDESR
- the tagF gene encoding type VI secretion system-associated protein TagF, which encodes MSALQTQQLCYFGKLPGRGDFVKGLYNPQLIKVFDNWLSQTMEMLSEDPRWKIIYDNAAPIHFVCLGSRSRVAIAGHLKASRDESSRRYPFLAATSVEVDEALDFMRGAPMLIGPYWDRIAVQVNALTEGTDLDSELKRFEALDPAIETGFKKSASRAAYAAFTRDTSLLRIEQMLNFDGHKVSLRRAILAMGLLLQPVMASAVSHLEKGLTLPLPRDPVDRSLIATFWLELVSQFLAKADFELVLMATEIDGRSRLVIGFNGLSPRSLQSVWHPQVYTEHNIDIDNPEWVEDTIHSNYAMFKLVSYLDQPQLPLDIVLTAFREVFIGE
- a CDS encoding OmpA family protein encodes the protein MKSYLRVLSLALGLAFVGAVQAQTAGAPGALVETTPAAAGKGEQVVAGGQVPDEATRVAVIEALRRIYGPSGVIDKIEVVNTVSMPANWAANVQRLITPALKDIHRGQFQIEGTQMALSGEVGNEALRQKIVSDMANSLNPTYTIKNSLRVPVSEQITVDQALANRTIEFELGSATLTRKGRDILDEMAPILQKLTNKSVAVIGHTDNAGSRASNLALSQSRAEAVKGYLVGKGIDPMTLTTSGVGPDQPVANNATDEGRSRNRRIEFRVGRT
- the tssM gene encoding type VI secretion system membrane subunit TssM — encoded protein: MRRFFSFLADPRTLSVIGAIALGAFLLIGAQTLEIGAIWAVGIFVVLLLLWLLVWFIRRMRTRSANRKLGDMLEDQADAAVRDSDPERKAEIDELRGRMVEAVKTIKTSKIGQMSGSEALYELPWYMVIGNPAAGKSSAILNSGLQFPFADKGNAVIQGIGGTRNCDWFFTTEGIVLDTAGRYSIHQEDRKEWFGFLDLLKKYRPKAPINGIIITASIPELIGSRPDFAIQLAKNLRQRMQELTERLEVFAPVYVMFTKADLITGFAEFFGDSDKMERDRVWGASLPYDGDEKQDAVALFDKRFDELYLGLKEISVSHFASHRGSDPSPELLIFPLEFAAIKPALRAFLATLFESNPFQHKPVFRGFYFTSALQEGTMRSLSTERIAKRFGLTLNNAATKSKEIYSQNGFFLRDLFSKVIFADKKTVRQFSSPVKARVRYVSFFAFVAVLGLLLGGWTWSYLGNRQLVENVQADLDKVVKLQASDNGLRTRFEALGILQDRIEQLEKFRNDRPLSLSLGLYQGNQLEDKLVAEYYGGVKQLMLAPVSDNLQAFLREVNAHPERLKRADAAGNPAAPVAVSAATPAAPPAAESGGLYAGSSPADVQDAYNALKTYLMMSDKRQVETAHLSDQISRFWRGWLESNRGDMPRAAVIRDAERMITFYLRRVGDDNWPALADTNLALVEQTRDNLRRVVRGMPARERVYAEIKARASTRFAPMTVARILGATAGAESEGTIAGSVAISGAFTREAWQQYVDDAIRDAANKETSSKDWVLNVAGNDDLTLEGSPEQIRKTLATMYKLEYAKEWQRFLQGIAVKDMGSFEQAVVAMNLLGDPQNSPIRKVFDTVYDQTSWDNPSLVNAGLQQARTGALNWFKNLFSRATPSQVNVNIDASGNRTEIPMGPIGREFAGVARLVVERDNTSLLRGYLATLSKLRGRFNQIKNQGDPGPGARQLMQQTLEGNGSELADALKYVDEQMLTGMDASQRQALRPLLVRPLLQAYAVTIQPTAVEVNKIWSAQVHQPFQQSLATKYPFAAGAKIEASPAEIAQFFGPEGAIGKFVTTTLGSLVIRRGDLLSPRAWGDQGLTLSPDFVNGFSQWVAPLSGAAAGGGSAAQPQTLFQILPQPVSGLTEYMVEIDGQQLRYRNTPPQWSNFVWPNAQGSPGARITAVTFDGRTVELINEPGNFGLERLLSTAQRTKLPDGSFELTWARDNASVTVKLRVVQNTQSGPTNDSPQGKGLRGTVLPSSVAEIGVPAASRATPATTAPAQGVGK
- the icmH gene encoding type IVB secretion system protein IcmH/DotU; translation: MNKAPSLLGADAPAASFTPTGAAPDADASLLDLLYDGFVMLFLLKKKQQPATTEQFLAGIRNYLGEFERNARKLDATAEQIHAAKYAFCATIDEFVLSAPEFAIRSEWERRPLQLTLFGDQLAGENFFNMLEVERAHGAARIQTLEVFYMCLLLGFQGKYAIDGTEKLAYLTARVGDEIANARGKRTPFAPHWPLPDLISHSLKREAPQWVVAALFALIGLLGFIGLSAHLGSTTQGTLASYQDIVKLGPRQANLTISLP